From Primulina huaijiensis isolate GDHJ02 chromosome 15, ASM1229523v2, whole genome shotgun sequence, one genomic window encodes:
- the LOC140958767 gene encoding cinnamate beta-D-glucosyltransferase-like: MPESADTYVIITFIKRKYKQRRVRRSRKWAMQSSPPMDLCKISIFSWVSFLWVLKPPGPETGRLPHVLPEGFMEKVGDKGKIVQWSPQEEVLAHRSTACFVTHCGWNSTMETLASGVPVVAFPQWGDQVTDAKFLVDVFKVGIRLCRGAAEGSIVPRKEVERCLREATGGGPKAAEMKENALKWKKAAAEAVAYSYRNMKDFVDEIVRMRASRDQLTNS, encoded by the exons ATGCCTGAATCAGCTGATACCTACGTTATTATCACCTTCatcaaaagaaaatataaacaaagaagagtaagaagatcaagaaaatggGCTATGCAGTCGTCCCCTCCAATGGATCTCTGCAAAATATCCATATTTTCATG GGTTTCATTTCTGTGGGTTCTGAAGCCTCCAGGGCCGGAAACCGGCCGGCTACCACATGTTCTGCCAGAAGGGTTCATGGAGAAAGTGGGTGATAAAGGAAAAATAGTGCAATGGAGCCCACAAGAGGAGGTGCTGGCGCACCGTTCCACAGCCTGCTTCGTTACTCACTGCGGCTGGAACTCCACGATGGAGACGTTGGCCAGTGGCGTCCCAGTAGTGGCGTTCCCTCAGTGGGGTGATCAGGTGACGGATGCCAAGTTTTTGGTCGACGTTTTCAAGGTTGGGATCAGGTTGTGTCGGGGGGCAGCTGAGGGGAGCATTGTTCCCCGGAAGGAGGTGGAAAGGTGCTTGAGAGAGGCGACAGGCGGAGGCCCCAAGGCGGCGGAGATGAAGGAGAACGCCCTCAAGTGGAAGAAAGCGGCAGCGGAGGCGGTGGCGTATTCTTATCGTAATATGAAAGATTTTGTGGACGAGATCGTGAGGATGAGAGCATCGCGGGACCAATTGACAAATTCTTAG